In Ochotona princeps isolate mOchPri1 chromosome 22, mOchPri1.hap1, whole genome shotgun sequence, the following are encoded in one genomic region:
- the ZNFX1 gene encoding NFX1-type zinc finger-containing protein 1, with the protein MNLSGLDMENRRPRPEARPRNPHTNQRVYLGLVDGEVPPRARSQANNPPAHAGRGGASHPGRTPRASHPPTAYRPREERFAAMGRNPHQERRTQDGYTSDGGQDQRPGQEHEARRRTGPQEGRNRRLPWLNENVQQWRTPHQKPAEQPQQVKKLGYKFLESLLQKDPSEVVITLATSSGLKELLSYSSMKPNFLELICQVLRKACSSKMDRQSILHVLGILKNSKFLKVCLPSYVVGMITEPTADVRNQYPEHLSNIVFLLQELVSVFPASSVQETSMLTSLLPASLNALRASGVDIEEETEKNLEKVQAFMEHLQQKRREGTLRVDTYSLLQPEAEGHGQSYRTMPIYPTYNEVHLDERPFLRPNIISGKYDSTAVYLDTHFRLLREDFVRPLREGILELLQSFEDQGLRKRKFDDIRIYFDTRIITPMCSSSGIVYRVQFDTKPLRFVRWQNSKRLLYGSLVCMSKDNFETFLFATVANRELEDLSYGMVQLSFNEQSQQLLAEVQPSDSFLMVETTAYFEAYRHVLEGLQEVQEEDVPFQKNIVECDSHVREPRYLLMGGRYDFSSLMGNPSTPGTPVQRIEGLRYSKVNVLDPSQWPSKEALKLDDSQMEALQFALTRELAIIQGPPGTGKTYVGLKIIQALLTNENVWQISHQKFPILVVCYTNHALDQFLEGIYRCQETSIVRVGGRSNSEVLKQFTLRELRNKREFRRNLPMHLRRAYMSIMTQMKESEQELHKGAKTLECTTRGVLREQHLEKYISPHHWESLMNGPGQDNEWTYYQPCRHSMMLEWLGLGVGSFTQNAAPAGPENTAQEEEEEEEGEEEGSLIEIAEEADLIQADRVIEEEEVIRPRRRKKEENGADQELARMLLAMGLDHSARQDQAMGEWETQRTQKRRMKNKVKKELRKLNAMTEAEANEIQDIWQLDLNSRWQLYRLWLQMYQADTRRKILSHERQYRSSAERMAELRLQEDLHILKDAQVVGMTTTGAAKYRQILQKVEPRIVIVEEAAEVLEAHTIATLSKACQHLILIGDHQQLRPSANVYDLAKNFNLEVSLFERLVKVNIPFVRLNYQHRMRPEIARLLTPHIYQDLENHPSVLTYEKIKGVSSNLFFIEHTFPEQEIQEGKSHQNQHEAHFVVELCKYFLCQEYLPSQITILTTYTGQLFCLRKLMPSKTFAGVKVHVVDKYQGEENDIILLSLVRSNQEGKVGFLQIANRICVALSRAKKGMYCIGNMQMLARVPLWSRIIHTLRENNQIGSTLRLCCQNHPDTHTLVSKASDFQKVPEGGCSLPCEFRLGCGHVCTRACHPYDSSHKEFQCMKPCQKVICQDGHQCPLVCFKECQPCQVKVPKIISRCGHEQMVPCSVPESDFCCQEPCPKFLRCGHRCSHPCGEDCAQLCSEMVTVKLKCGHSQQVKCGNVEDLKYGLPVKCTTKCGTILDCGHPCPGSCHSCFEGRFHERCQKPCKRLLICSHKCQEPCIGECPPCQRPCQNRCVHSQCKKKCGELCTPCVEPCTWRCQHYQCTKLCSEPCDRPPCYVPCTKLLACGHPCIGLCGEPCPKKCRVCHQDEVTQIFFGFEDEPDARFVQLEDCNHIFEVQALDRYMNEQKDDEVAIRLKVCPVCQVPIRKNLRYGASIKQRMEEIEAVKGKIQGSAKEIAANQQQLKALLETKSLLCQLLPEASLMLRDKLAQENVSVKDLGLVENYINFYDHLANLLASLKKIHALEQDKVRTRLDQVHAWLDKKRLSFTSQELSDLQSEIHRLTYLINLLSSCKMAEGRVKGQVAEEVQNLRNILERTSKFTVEEERLVKEKLEALKACLPCSGLGISEEERVQIVSAMGLPRGHWFKCPNGHIYVIGECGGAMQRGTCPECKEVIGGANHTLESSNRLASEMDGAQHPAWSDTANNLMNFEELQRMM; encoded by the exons TCTATTTAGGGCTTGTGGATGGAGAAGTACCACCTAGAGCCAGAAGTCAGGCTAATAACCCGCCAGCCCATGCTGGCAGAGGAGGCGCCAGCCACCCTGGAAGAACCCCTAGAGCCAGCCACCCTCCCACTGCTTATAGGCCAAGGGAAGAGAGATTTGCAGCTATGGGCAGGAACCCACATCAGGAACGGAGAACCCAGGATGGCTACACCAGTGATGGAGGCCAAGACCAAAGACCTGGTCAGGAACATGAGGCCAGGCGAAGGACTGGCCCCCAGGAGGGTAGAAACCGCAGATTGCCGTGGTTAAATGAAAACGTCCAGCAGTGGCGGACCCCACACCAGAAACCTGCAGAACAGCCACAGCAGGTGAAGAAGCTGGGCTACAAGTTCCTGGAAAGTCTCCTTCAGAAAGACCCCTCAGAGGTAGTCATCACACTTGCCACGAGTTCGGGGCTGAAAGAGCTTCTGTCTTACTCTTCCATGAAACCCAACTTCCTTGAACTCATCTGCCAAGTCCTCCGGAAGGCTTGCAGCTCCAAAATGGACCGCCAGAGTATCCTCCACGTGCTGGGCATATTAAAGAACTCCAAGTTCCTCAAAGTTTGCCTGCCCAGTTACGTGGTTGGGATGATCACTGAGCCTACTGCCGATGTTCGGAACCAGTACCCAGAACACCTGAGCAACATCGTCTTCCTCCTTCAAGAGCTCGTGAGCGTCTTCCCTGCCAGCTCCGTGCAGGAGACGTCCATGCTCACGTCCCTCCTGCCAGCTTCTCTCAATGCTCTGAGGGCGTCTGGTGTGGATATAGAAGAGGAGACGGAGAAGAACCTGGAAAAGGTGCAGGCCTTCATGGAACACCTGCAGCAAAAAAGACGAGAGGGCACGCTGAGAGTAGACACCTACTCCCTCCTGCAGCCGGAGGCAGAAGGCCATGGCCAGAGCTACCGAACCATGCCCATCTACCCCACCTATAATGAGGTGCACTTGGATGAGAGGCCCTTCCTTCGCCCCAACATCATTTCTGGAAAATACGACAGCACAGCCGTCTATCTGGATACCCACTTCCGACTCCTGCGAGAAGATTTTGTCAGACCCCTGCGGGAGGGCATTTTAGAGCTTCTCCAAAGCTTTGAAGACCAGGGCCTGAGGAAGAGAAAGTTTGACGACATCCGAATCTACTTCGATACCAGGATCATCACCCCAATGTGTTCGTCTTCAGGCATTGTCTACAGGGTCCAGTTTGATACAAAGCCCCTCAGGTTTGTTCGCTGGCAGAATTCCAAGCGGCTGCTCTATGGGTCACTGGTGTGCATGTCCAAGGACAACTTTGAGACATTCCTTTTTGCCACCGTTGCCAACAGGGAGCTAGAGGACCTGTCCTATGGAATGGTCCAGCTCAGCTTCAATGagcagagccagcagctgctggccGAGGTCCAGCCCTCAGATTCTTTCCTCATGGTGGAGACAACTGCTTACTTTGAAGCCTACAGGCACGTCCTGGAAGGCCTCCAGGAGGTCCAGGAGGAAGATGTCCCCTTCCAGAAGAATATCGTAGAGTGCGACTCACATGTCAGAGAGCCACGCTACCTGCTAATGGGGGGTAGATACGATTTCTCCTCCTTAATGGGGAACCCATCCACCCCTGGAACGCCTGTGCAGCGTATCGAGGGCTTAAGATATTCCAAAGTTAACGTCTTGGACCCGAGCCAGTGGCCATCCAAGGAAGCCCTGAAGCTGGATGACTCACAGATGGAAGCCCTGCAGTTTGCTCTGACAAGGGAGCTGGCCATCATTCAGGGACCTCCTGGAACAG gCAAAACCTATGTGGGTCTAAAAATTATCCAGGCCCTTCTAACCAATGAGAATGTTTGGCAGATCAGCCACCAGAAGTTCCCCATCTTGGTTGTTTGTTACACTAATCATGCTTTGGACCAGTTTCTGGAAG GCATCTACAGATGTCAGGAAACGAGCATCGTGCGCGTGGGTGGAAGGAGCAACAGCGAGGTCCTGAAGCAGTTCACCCTGCGGGAGCTGAGGAACAAGCGGGAGTTCCGCCGCAACCTGCCCATGCACCTGCGCAGGGCCTACATGAGT ATCATGACGCAGATGAAGGAGTCAGAGCAGGAGCTGCACAAGGGAGCGAAGACCTTGGAGTGCACCACGCGCGGGGTGTTGCGGGAGCAGCACCTGGAGAAGTACATCTCTCCCCACCACTGGGAAAGCCTCATGAATGGACCAGGACAG GATAACGAATGGACCTACTACCAGCCCTGTAGGCATTCCATGATGCTGGAGTGGCTAGGTCTAGGTGTCGGTTCCTTCACGCAAAATGCTGCTCCAGCTGGACCTGAGAATACAG cccaggaagaggaggaggaagaggaaggagaagaggagggttcACTGATTGAGATTGCAGAGGAGGCTGACCTGATTCAAGCAGACCGCGTAATTGAGGAGGAAGAGGTGATAAGGCCCCGACGgcgaaagaaggaagaaaacggGGCTGACCAGGAACTGGCCAGAATGCTTTTGGCCATGGGATTAGACCACAGTGCCCGACAGGATCAAGCCATGGGAGAGTGGGAG ACCCAGCGCACCCAGAAGAGGAGAATGAAGAACAAGGTGAAGAAGGAACTTCGCAAGCTAAACGCCATGACTGAGGCCGAGGCCAATGAGATCCAGGACATCTGGCAGCTGGACCTGAACTCTCGCTGGCAGCTTTACCG GCTGTGGCTGCAGATGTACCAGGCCGACACCCGCCGGAAGATCCTCAGCCACGAGCGGCAATATCGCTCGTCAGCAGAGAGAATGGCTGAGCTGAGACTCCAGGAAGACCTGCACATCCTCAAAGATGCCCAGGTTGTTGGCATGACAACCACAG GTGCGGCCAAATACCGTCAGATTCTACAGAAGGTGGAGCCCCGCATCGTCATCGTGGAAGAGGCAGCTGAGGTCCTCGAGGCCCATACTATTGCCACGTTAAGCAAAGCCTGCCAGCACCTCATTCTGATTGGGGACCACCAGCAG CTGCGCCCCAGTGCCAACGTGTATGACCTGGCCAAGAACTTCAATCTCGAGGTGTCCCTTTTTGAACGGCTGGTCAAAGTGAACATTCCTTTTGTCCGTCTGAATTACCAG CACCGCATGCGTCCTGAGATTGCCCGCCTCCTGACCCCCCACATCTACCAGGACCTGGAGAACCACCCGTCTGTTCTCACATATGAGAAGATTAAG GGGGTCTCTTCCAACCTCTTTTTCATAGAGCACACCTTTCCTGAGCAGGAGATCCAGGAGGGTAAAAGCCATCAGAACCAACATGAGGCTCATTTTGTGGTGGAGCTGTGCAAGTACTTCCTGTGCCAGGAAtacctgccttcccagatcaccaTCCTTACGACCTACACTGGGCAGCTCTTCTGCCTGCGCAAACTCATGCCCAGCAAGACATTTGCCGGGGTCAAGGTCCATGTCGTGGACAAATATCAGGGGGAAGAGAATGACATTATCCTCCTCTCCCTAGTGCGGAGCAACCAGGAGGGCAAGGTGGGTTTTCTCCAGATAGCCAACCGCATCTGCGTGGCTTTGTCGCGAGCCAAGAAGGGCATGTACTGCATCGGGAACATGCAGATGCTGGCCAGGGTGCCACTGTGGAGCAGGATCATCCACACCCTGCGGGAGAACAACCAGATCGGCAGCACTCTCCgcctctgttgccagaaccatCCTGACACCCACACCTTAGTGTCCAAAGCCTCAGACTTCCAGAAAGTGCCCGAAGGGGGCTGCAGCCTGCCCTGTGAGTTCCGGCTGGGCTGTGGGCACGTCTGCACCCGAGCCTGCCACCCCTATGACTCCTCACATAAGGAGTTCCAGTGCATGAAGCCATGCCAGAAGGTCATCTGCCAGGATGGGCACCAGTGTCCCCTAGTGTGTTTCAAGGAGTGTCAGCCTTGTCAAGTGAAGGTACCCAAAATCATCTCCCGGTGTGGCCATGAACAAATGGTCCCTTGTTCCGTGCCTGAGTCAGATTTCTGCTGTCAAGAGCCTTGTCCCAAGTTCCTGAGATGTGGGCACAGATGCAGCCACCCATGTGGTGAGGACTGTGCTCAGCTTTGTTCAGAAATGGTCACTGTGAAACTCAAGTGTGGACACAGCCAGCAGGTTAAGTGTGGTAACGTGGAAGACCTCAAATACGGTCTGCCAGTCAAGTGCACCACCAAGTGTGGCACCATCTTGGACTGTGGGCATCCCTGCCCCGGCTCCTGCCACAGCTGCTTTGAAGGTCGCTTCCATGAACGCTGCCAGAAGCCCTGCAAGCGCCTGCTCATCTGCTCACACAAGTGCCAGGAGCCATGCATTGGCGAGTGCCCGCCCTGCCAGCGGCCATGCCAGAACCGCTGTGTCCACAGCCAATGCAAAAAGAAGTGTGGGGAGCTGTGCACCCCCTGCGTGGAACCCTGTACCTGGCGCTGCCAACACTACCAGTGCACCAAACTCTGTTCTGAGCCCTGCGACCGACCACCATGCTATGTGCCTTGTACTAAGCTGCTGGCTTGCGGCCACCCCTGCATTGGTCTATGCGGGGAGCCGTGCCCCAAGAAGTGCCGTGTCTGCCACCAGGATGAGGTGACCCAGATCTTCTTCGGCTTTGAGGATGAGCCTGATGCCCGCTTCGTACAACTCGAAGACTGTAACCACATCTTTGAGGTGCAGGCCCTGGACCGCTATATGAATGAGCAGAAGGATGATGAAGTCGCCATCAGGTTGAAGGTCTGCCCTGTCTGCCAGGTGCCCATTCGCAAAAACCTGAGGTATGGAGCCAGCATCAAACAGCGTATGGAAGAGATCGAAGCCGTCAAGGGGAAGATCCAGGGCTCGGCAAAGGAAATTGCAGCCAACCAGCAACAACTTAAAGCTCTGCTGGAGACGAAGAGCCtcctctgccagctgctgcctgaAGCCTCCCTGATGCTTCGTGACAAGCTGGCTCAGGAGAACGTGTCAGTGAAGGACCTGGGCCTTGTGGAGAATTACATCAACTTCTATGATCACTTGGCCAACCTGTTGGCGTCcctgaaaaaaatacatgcattagAACAAGACAAAGTGAGAACTCGACTCGACCAGGTCCATGCCTGGCTTGACAAGAAGCGCCTGAGCTTCACCAGCCAGGAATTGAGTGACCTCCAAAGTGAAATCCACAGGCTCACATACCTGATAAACCTTCTGAGCAGCTGCAAGATGGCAGAGGGGAGGGTGAAGGGTCAGGTGGCAGAAGAGGTCCAGAATCTCCGGAATATCCTGGAGCGAACGTCCAAGTTCACCGTGGAGGAGGAGCGGCTTGTGAAGGAGAAGTTAGAAGCTCTGAAAGCCTGCCTCCCTTGCTCCGGCCTGGGCATCTCAGAGGAAGAGCGGGTGCAGATTGTCTCTGCCATGGGTCTCCCTCGAGGCCACTGGTTCAAGTGCCCCAATGGCCACATCTATGTGATTGGCGAGTGTGGGGGAGCCATGCAGAGGGGCACTTGTCCTGAGTGTAAGGAGGTGATCGGCGGCGCTAAccacaccctggaaagcagcaaccGGCTTGCTTCCGAGATGGATGgagcccagcaccctgcctggtctgacACGGCTAACAACCTGATGAACTTTGAGGAGCTTCAGAGGATGATGTAG